In Portunus trituberculatus isolate SZX2019 chromosome 36, ASM1759143v1, whole genome shotgun sequence, one DNA window encodes the following:
- the LOC123513469 gene encoding E3 ubiquitin-protein ligase RBBP6-like, with protein sequence MSVHYKFKSAVEYDTLPVDGVSISLEDLKEAIIQQKRLGRGQPYDLQITNAETKEVYTNEKTLIPKNSSLIVARVPTDPMQMKKPWDGKESTALLLSIPSNLMNTEDAAEAAKVDRKIQELTDLTRMDGSEDDKINAMVAQSTMAYHPSKYAKIRVSKMMGSVPLDYKCYKCHQSGHWVNMCPLNHQDLRKSTGIPSKFLVEVSDPSIPGVMINSSGKFVRLVDMEEMSQEKQLPPPDRPPPPEDIVCLLCKELLRDAVLIPCCAAAFCDDCIRNHLVESEETRCPICQEDGISPDTLIPNRYLRIKTKQYTSGWLGSEKNDKSASEPLSSIPPYMANMNITTPPRSPLRCSSPATSIKPVDQQQQQQQQSQASSHPSGTPSSCPASDLQENGDADSDKENASVEISSGVELSETFPESEEVEEPSKEVLEPEPYPEDSHEVQEQDQEQQEQEQQQEQLQQPESILAEPSMEGEVKQRKSKKKKKRKASRHESEEEKEGKEGKKKKDRKHSHKSQEGKSNSAEKELLRDIHSLVPEVKGGVAGEAEDLWSGGKVQQEPLRSRSRSRSRSRGRSRSKRESEVSSGRYDILPFNPRVPPPTTTFMQSPPKDQFYQVPPFVSSVPPTHTVPVAQAASQYHLFPPGGSFSTASAHPSTSLARVSEQPHPPSASRLPTGSPDLSVPPPSYIKPPGMYQPPHVMPFEPIADPLTLFNKHLQEKDEQRARRARKSRSRSPRSRSPPHRYHSRGRSSRRSWTRSRSRSPSRSCSRSRLIGPGTRSPHSPIRHRWSRSPPRGHNNYHSQRSPSFTRERSLSNHSLSLSRTPSPSQRIKSSPLQVRPLLPVQSRSPIRPHMEFSGPREFERYPASSLPAEEYPSYPAPGASWDPHAWYNQPSHDNFHGEFGDGRGKGGRNRRGRERGGMRQTDDFGYDQHSQEARYPYDRNQPPTEEPRRGLANPPAHWERNIRYDYDKDSNPWMDRGARLPLEPERRFYGEMHDLPREYEDPRMRRDRPETLRRLGEAAGRKGVEDEWARYPDMERRNFEEEESRRRNFKLLGEFDEPHRSSDTDRFEDFKRFNPQRKDEGRRDEGPRKDSEPRRNLDPLRKDKGDARLGRHEGKRQDEHDSRYKAGSRHRELQDDPAPYSTKSHDSPGKTFRKSPVRDRRDRDLDRRDKEMDRRDKDMEKRDKDGDRKEDMEKRDKSGDRREKDMDKRDKDSDRREKDLERKDKDMERRDKEAERRDKETDKREKDGTDRRDRDIDRKDDHKRDRDSGEGSKKDSYRRDRDASDRRHKDSDKRSRDSDRRDRDGEKKDLDRRESQKRERDHDRREKGDGDRYGKDDSKKERDRRDRDGERIHSSRWDRTDSKSEREKDDRGKSDRHKGNSQEKEERGRSNEKEEKRKDRQKEDKFESHGNKESGKDSKEEDGKLEKRKHDRKKKKKEKRRASQASTEPSQAELSGDEGEDKKKRKKRDKKKKVKGHYSDAKKDMEDTEEHPEETNKQTDTEPADAQFTMESETTETAPENPDLPPSESVPEMDAVSEKVSSPLPLPQLSKWERDEEASHSPSVPAEKSEPEEERKVTVDILKRAENALFSSRGLACRKVFLEAQKQRDEERSPTPDWDRAELREAKRRGPSIQITISSKTESQIGRPRGGRADASSPERQEERKGSGKPKRHLDSESKSDKHSARSDKGASSPYDLHDAGRSRRKSEKEDLPHTEPEKEKQNVQPSAAPQATEVDVSPVAEKQSETQEEVKEELKPPTTAEPVSDTKVEEEQRGLKRECSEDSTECKRVKPDTVPPATDGDESFTEPSPIETLPAASTVEASTTSHSPAPEAATTETNVFTSETSSASPPQPPTDSTADPPPDVSPLEEKVEERENAVVDLPPSIGEESHNMRERYSSHASHSSHTSHTSHSHAPHSFHASHTSHSSHVPHSSHAPFHAPNTSHAPDSSHAPQSSHGPNTSHTSQSSHTSHSSHTSLSSQHSKDMVEREEEGIEPEERKRKYSPIRVPSPTPSKHHKEGRTKEKGKKRKKRKRSLSISSTNSSSSSSSSSSTSSSSSEDEEVVRKKRRKKKKKRAVNSDSSDGESKSKHKKRKKEKKKKKKKEKRKKSEKQK encoded by the exons ACAGAAGATGCTGCTGAGGCTGCCAAAGTTGACAGAAAGATTCAGGAG CTGACAGATCTGACGCGCATGGATGGCAGTGAGGATGACAAGATCAATGCAATGGTGGCCCAGTCAACAATGGCCTACCACCCTTCCAA GTACGCCAAGATTCGCGTCAGCAAGATGATGGGTTCTGTTCCTCTAGACTACAAGTGCTACAAGTGTCATCAGAGTGGCCACTGGGTCAACATGTGTCCTCTCAATCAT CAAGACTTACGTAAGAGCACTGGCATCCCGTCCAAGTTCCTGGTGGAGGTGAGCGACCCGAGCATTCCCGGTGTCATGATCAACTCATCGGGGAAGTTTGTGCGACTGGTGGACAT GGAGGAGATGTCTCAGGAAAAGCAGCTTCCCCCTCCAGATCGACCGCCACCCCCTGAGGACATTGTGTGTCTGCTGTGTAAGGAGTTGCTTAGGGATGCTGTGCTCATtccctgctgtgctgctgcctTCTGTGATGACT GCATCAGGAATCACTTGGTAGAGTCTGAGGAGACACGGTGCCCCATCTGTCAGGAGGATGGCATCAGTCCAGATACCCTCATCCCCAATCGCTACCTGCGCATCAAGACCAAGCAGTACACCAGTGGATG GCTGGGGAGTGAGAAGAATGACAAGAGTGCATCTGAGCCACTGTCATCCATCCCACCATACATGGCCAACATGAACATCACCACCCCGCCAAGGAGCCCCCTCAGATGCTCCAGCCCGGCTACCTCCATCAAACCAGtggaccagcagcagcagcagcagcagcagtcacagGCCTCCTCCCACCCAAGCGGCACACCCTCATCCTGCCCTGCAAGTGACCTGCAGGAGAACGGCGATGCAGACTCAGACAAGGAGAATGCCTCAGTGGAGATTAGCAGTGGTGTGGAGCTGTCAGAGACCTTCCCTGAgtctgaggaggtggaggagcccAGCAAGGAGGTCTTGGAGCCAGAGCCATACCCCGAGGACAGTCATGAGGTGCAGGAACAGGACCAGGAAcaacaggagcaggagcagcagcaggagcagctgcagcagcCCGAATCCATCCTGGCTGAGCCCAgcatggagggagaggtgaagcagcgcaagagcaaaaagaagaagaagcggaaggCCAGCCGCCATGAGtctgaagaggagaaggagggcaaggaggggaagaagaagaaggacaggaAGCACTCTCACAAGAGCCAGGAGGGGAAGAGCAACAGTGCTGAGAAGGAACTGCTGCGGGACATTCACTCTCTGGTGCCAGAGGTGAAGGGTGGCGTGGCAGGGGAGGCGGAGGACCTGTGGTCAGGTGGCAAGGTGCAGCAAGAGCCActgaggagcaggagtaggagcaggagcagaagcaggggcaggagtaggagca agagggagagtgaagtgtCCAGCGGCAGATATGACATCCTTCCGTTCAACCCACGCGTGCCGCCGCCGACCACTACCTTCATGCAGTCACCGCCCAAAGACCAGTTCTACCAAGTCCCTCCTTTTGTGTCCTCAG TGCCTCCCACTCACACAGTCCCCGTGGCCCAAGCTGCCTCACAGTACCACCTCTTCCCACCTGG TGGATCATTCAGCACAGCTTCAGCTCATCCCAGCACCTCCCTGGCACGTGTTAGCGAGCAGCCCCATCCTCCTTCAGCCTCCCGCCTCCCCACAGGGTCCCCAGATCTCTC agTGCCTCCCCCATCATACATCAAGCCCCCCGGCATGTATCAGCCACCACACGTCATGCCCTTTGA GCCCATTGCTGACCCCCTCACACTGTTCAACAAGCACCTGCAGGAGAAGGATGAGCAGAGGGCACGCCGGGCCAGGAAGAGCAGATCCAGGTCCCCACgctctag GTCGCCCCCTCACCGCTACCACTCGAGGGGCCGGTCTTCCCGTCGGTCGTGGACTCGTTCTCGGTCGCGGTCCCCTTCGAGGTCGTGCTCCCGTAGTCGGCTGATAGGTCCCGGCACTCGGTCACCACACTCCCCCATCAGGCACCGATGGAGTCGGTCTCCTCCACGCGgccacaacaactaccactccCAGCGCTCCCCCTCCTTCACCCGGGAACGCTCCCTCTCCaaccattccctctctctcagcag GACACCAAGCCCCAGCCAGCGCATAAAGTCCTCCCCCTTACAAGTACGGCCATTGCTTCCCGTGCAGTCCAGGTCACCCATCAG GCCCCACATGGAGTTCAGTGGTCCCAGGGAGTTTGAGAGGTACCCTGCCTCATCCCTGCCAGCAGAGGAGTACCCCTCCTACCCTGCACCTGGAGCATCCTGGGACCCACACGCCTG GTACAACCAACCATCCCACGATAACTTCCATGGGGAGTTTGGTGATGGGCGTGGCAAGGGCGGCCGCAACAGGCGTGGCAGAGAGCGAGGTGGCATGAGGCAGACAGATGACTTTGGCTACGACCAGCACAGCCAGGAGGCCCGGTATCCATATGACAGGAACCAGCCGCCCACAGAGGAGCCTCGCCGGGGCTTGGCCAACCCACCTGCTCACTGGGAGAGGAACATACGCTATGACTACGACAAGGACTCCAACCCCTGGATGGACCGTGGTGCACGGCTGCCCTTGGAGCCTGAGAGGAGGTTTTATGGGGAGATGCACGACCTGCCACGGGAGTACGAGGATCCCAGGATGAGGCGGGATCGTCCGGAGACCCTGCGGCGGCTCGGTGAGGCGGCAGGGCGCAAGGGCGTAGAGGACGAGTGGGCCAGGTACCCCGACATGGAGAGGAGGAacttcgaggaggaggaatccaGGCGGAGAAACTTCAAACTGCTTGGGGAATTTGACGAGCCACACAGGTCTTCCGACACTGACCGCTTCGAGGACTTCAAGCGCTTCAACCCACAGCGGAAGGACGAGGGTAGGAGAGACGAGGGGCCCAGGAAGGACAGCGAGCCTCGCAGAAATCTGGATCCCCTTAGGAAGGACAAGGGAGATGCCAGGCTGGGGCGGCATGAAGGAAAGCGGCAGGATGAACATGACTCAAGATACAAGGCTGGGTCACGCCACAGAGAGCTCCAGGATGACCCTGCACCTTACAGCACCAAGTCCCATGACTCCCCAGGGAAAACCTTCAGGAAATCCCCAGTGAGGGACCGAAGAGACAGAGATTTGGacaggagagataaggaaatggATAGGAGAGATAAAGACATGGAGAAGAGGGATAAAGATGGTGACAGGAAAGAAGACATGGAGAAAAGGGACAAGAGTGGTGACAGACGAGAGAAAGACATGGACAAAAGAGATAAAGACAGTGACAGGAGGGAGAAAGACttggaaagaaaggataaggatatggagagaagggataaggaggcagaaagaagagacaaggaaacagataagagagagaaggatggcacagatagaagagacagagacattGACAGGAAGGATGACcacaagagagatagagatagtggAGAGGGAAGCAAGAAGGATTCGTacaggagagacagagatgcCAGTGACCGGAGGCACAAGGACAGCGACAAGAGGTCCCGGGACTCTGACAGAAGGGACCGGgacggagaaaagaaagacctgGATAGGAGGGAGTCccagaagagggaaagagaccatgacaggagagaaaagggtgaTGGAGACAGATATGGAAAAGATGAcagcaaaaaagagagagataggagagatagagatggggagagaatcCATAGTTCCAGATGGGACAGAACAGACTCCAAAtctgagagggagaaggatgatAGAGGAAAGAGTGATAGACATAAAGGAAACtctcaagaaaaggaagagagagggcgaagcaatgaaaaggaagagaagagaaaagacagacagaaggaagacaagTTTGAGAGTCACGGCAACAAGGAGAGTGGGAAGGATAGcaaagaggaagatgggaaactagagaagagaaagcatgatagaaagaagaaaaagaaggagaagagaagagcatCACAAGCCTCCACAGAACCGTCCCAAGCAGAACTTtcaggagatgagggagaggacaagaagaagagaaagaagagggataaaaagaagaaagtaaaaggccACTACAGTGATGCAAAGAAGGACATGGAAGACACAGAGGAACATCCTGAGGAGaccaacaaacagacagacacagagccTGCTGATGCACAGTTCACCATGGAATCAGAAACCACAGAAACTGCACCAGAGAATCCCGACCTCCCGCCATCAGAGTCTGTCCCGGAGATGGATGCTGTGTCAGAGAAGGTGTCCTCACCCCTGCCTCTGCCTCAGCTGTCAAAgtgggagagagatgaggaggcatCCCACAGTCCCAGTGTGCCGGCAGAGAAGAGCGAaccagaggaggagaggaaggtaactGTTGACATCCTGAAGCGTGCAGAAAATGCCTTGTTCTCTAGCAGAGGTCTGGCATGTCGCAAGGTGTTCCTGGAGGCACAGAAgcagagagacgaggagaggagtCCCACGCCAGACTGGGACCGTGCAGAGCTGCGGGAGGCCAAGAGAAGAGGTCCGTCTATTCAAATAACCATCTCCTCAAAGACGGAGTCCCAGATAGGCCGGCCACGAGGAGGCAGGGCCGATGCATCTAGTccagagaggcaggaggagaggaaaggcagtGGCAAGCCAAAGCGTCACTTAGACAGCGAGTCCAAGTCTGACAAACATTCTGCCAGGAGTGACAAGGGTGCCTCTAGTCCTTATGACCTGCATGATGCTGGCAGGAGcagaagaaagagtgagaaggaggaCCTGCCTCACACAGAGCccgagaaggagaagcagaatgTTCAGCCAAGTGCTGCACCACAAGCCACAGAGGTGGATGTCAGCCCTGTTGCTGAGAAACAGAGTGAAACACAGGAAGAGGTCAAAGAAGAACTGAAGCCACCCACCACTGCAGAACCTGTCAGTGACacaaaagtggaggaagagcagagaggACTGAAGAGAGAGTGTTCTGAAGACTCCACAGAGTGCAAAAGAGTCAAGCCAGACACGGTGCCACCTGCCACAGACGGCGATGAATCATTCACTGAGCCAAGCCCCATAGAGACCCTTCCTGCTGCCAGCACTGTGGAGGCCAGCACCACCAGCCACAGCCCAGCACCTGAGGCAGCTACAACAGAGACCAATGTCTTTACTTCAGAGACAAGCTCAGCCTCCCCACCTCAGCCTCCTACAGATTCCACAGCAGACCCTCCACCAGATGTCTCCCCACTggaagaaaaagtggaggagagagaaaatgcggTGGTGGATCTGCCACCCAGTATAGGTGAGGAAAGCCACAACATGAGGGAAAGGTACTCCTCCCATGCATCTCACTCTTCCCATACATCCCACACATCCCACTCCCATGCACCACACTCCTTCCATGCATCCCACACATCCCACTCCTCCCATGTGCCCCACTCCTCCCATGCACCCTTCCATGCACCTAATACCTCCCATGCACCTGACTCCTCCCATGCACCCCAATCCTCTCATGGACCCAACACCTCCCACACATCCCAGTCCTCCCACACATCCCACTCCTCCCAcacatccctctcctcccagcACAGCAAGGAtatggtggagagggaggaggagggcatcgagcctgaggagaggaagaggaagtactcTCCCATACGTGTGCCCTCTCCCACGCCCAGCAAGCACCACAAGGAGGGCCGgacgaaggagaaagggaagaagcgcaagaagagaaagaggtccCTCAGCATAAGCTCCactaacagtagcagcagctcctccagcagcagtagcactagcagcagcagcagtgaggacgaggaggtggtgaggaaaaagaggagaaagaagaagaaaaagagggcagTGAACAGTG